The following are encoded together in the Cicer arietinum cultivar CDC Frontier isolate Library 1 chromosome 2, Cicar.CDCFrontier_v2.0, whole genome shotgun sequence genome:
- the LOC101509047 gene encoding serine acetyltransferase 1, chloroplastic produces MMRKRFLNFFVNPTPKKWFLLSLSHHTSQSHQFMSISSSIDPNSIKNDYSYGNKILTPSFKFGVNNSLHTNSVVEQSERNDDEVEDCVWTKMQEEAKVDVTVEPILSTYYHVSILCHKSLESALSNYLAVKLSSVSVPSTTLVDLFVKVLESDKQIMDAVKYDLKVVNERDPACISHVHCFLNFKGFLACQAHRIAHDLWLKGRKVLAVMIQNRVSEVFGVDIHPGAKIGSGILLDHATGIVVGETAVIGNDVSILHGVTLGGTGKACGDRHPKIGDGVLIGAGTCILGNIKIGDGAKIGAGSVVIKDVPPRTTVVGNPAKLVGGKNNPVKLDKIPSHTMDHIAHISEFYDYCV; encoded by the coding sequence ATGATGAGAAAGCGTTTCCTCAATTTCTTTGTCAATCCAACACCAAAAAAATGGTTTCTCCTTTCTCTTAGTCACCACACATCTCAATCTCATCAATTCATGTCAatttcttcttctattgatCCCAATTCAATCAAAAATGATTATTCCTATGGAAACAAAATCTTGACACCAAGTTTCAAATTTGGTGTAAACAATAGTTTACACACTAATTCAGTTGTGGAACAATCTGAAAGAAATGATGATGAGGTTGAAGATTGTGTTTGGACAAAGATGCAAGAAGAAGCCAAAGTTGATGTCACTGTTGAACCAATTTTATCCACTTACTATCATGTTTCAATTTTGTGTCACAAATCATTGGAAAGTGCTTTGTCTAATTATCTTGCTGTTAAATTAAGCAGTGTAAGTGTTCCGAGCACAACACTTGTTGatctttttgttaaagtttTGGAATCTGATAAACAAATTATGGATGCTGTGAAATATGATTTGAAAGTAGTTAATGAAAGAGACCCTGCTTGTATAAGTCATGTGCATTGTTTCTTGAATTTCAAAGGGTTTTTAGCATGTCAAGCTCATAGGATAGCTCATGATTTGTGGCTAAAAGGAAGAAAAGTTTTAGCAGTTATGATTCAGAATAGGGTATCTGAAGTTTTTGGAGTTGATATTCATCCAGGAGCTAAAATTGGAAGTGGGATTTTGTTGGATCATGCAACTGGGATTGTGGTTGGTGAAACTGCTGTTATTGGGAATGATGTTTCAATTTTGCATGGTGTTACATTAGGAGGGACTGGTAAAGCTTGTGGTGATAGGCATCCAAAGATTGGTGATGGGGTGTTGATAGGTGCTGGAACTTGTATTTTAGGGAATATTAAGATTGGTGATGGTGCTAAAATTGGTGCTGGTTCTGTTGTCATTAAGGATGTTCCTCCTAGGACTACTGTTGTTGGGAATCCAGCTAAACTGGTTGGAGGGAAGAACAATCCTGTTAAACTTGATAAGATTCCTAGTCACACTATGGATCATATTGCACATATTTCTGAGTTTTATGATTATTGTGTTTAA